Within Myxococcus fulvus, the genomic segment GCCCAGCCCCGGGCCACCGCCTGCGCCGTCTCCGACGACACCACTCCTGGCGCCAGCGTGGCGGCGGCGCCCACGCTGGTGAAGCCCACGTGCCGCATGCCGGGGATGCGAATCATCCACCGATGCGCGCCGCGCAAAGACTCGAGCATCTCGAAGTCGGGCACCACCACGGCGTCGTCCTCCTGGAACAGGTGCAGCAGGGGGACCTGGACCCGCTCCGGGTGGAAGTCCGGCAGGCCCTTCAACCATTCCTTTCCGCGCCGGGTCGCGATGCCTCCATCCAGGCTCACCAGCGCGCCCGCCTCGGGATGCGCGAGCGCGAAGAGGAAGGCCGCGCGAGCACCCAGGCTGTGCCCGACCACGGCGACGCGCGAGGTGTCGATGCGGGCATCCGCGCGGAGGAAGTGCAGCGCGCGCTCCAGCTCCCGCGCCTGCCGTCTCGCGGTGGCGAGCACGTCGACGAGCGGCCCTGGCGGCTCTGCGCGAGTGGGCGAGGGCGTGGTGGCCACCACGTAGCCGTGGCTCGCCAGGTACTCGGCCAGCACGGCCTGATGGTGGGCGGAGTGATGACGGCCCTGCGCCACCAGCACGAGCGGGAAGCGTCCCGGCGCGGGCGGCGCGTGGGGCGTGGCCGTCATCGGCGCGTCGAGCCACGCGGCGGTGCTCTCCTCGGGCACGCCCAGGTCGACGAGTTGCTGCTCGTAGAGGGTGACGGCCTGGGTGGCGCGCGCCTCGTCGCGAGGCGTCTCGGGTTCGGACTCGAAGCCCATGAGGCCCACGTAGTCGCGATAGTGCAGGCGGGTCGCCGCGTCGCTCTCCCGCGTCGGGTACCAGACCGTGAGCTGGAGCGCCAAGGGGTCCTCCGGCGTGGCGGGAATGGCTTGCACGCGCAGCCCGACGCTCCAATGCCCCGCCTCCACCGGCCCCCAGATGGGCGGCGGGGTGACGAAGGGTTGGGGCGGCACGAGCAGGTAGCTGGGCGCGAAGCGGCTCGCGGAGTTGCAGCCGGCGACGAGCACCAGCGCCAGCGCGCCCGCGCGCCACGCCCGCCCGAGACCTCCGCGGATGGCGGCCCTCAGAAGACGCCCGAGAAGCCAGCCATGCGCGCGCCGGCGACGGGCATCAGCCGGGCGGCGGTAGGGGAGCGACGCGCGGCGCTGGACTCCACGCCACCGGTGCGGCCGTGCAACAGCAGGGGCACCGCGACGCCGAAGGCCGCGCCCATCACTGCGCCCGTGGCCACGTCGGTGAGGTAGTGCTTGTCGGCGCCCATGCGCAAGAGCCCCACGGAGGTGGCGAGCGGCAATCCCACGGCCCAGATCCACGCCTGGTTCTCGTAGCCGCGCAGCGCGGCCACCGTGCCCGCGGACACCACCAGCGAGAAGGCCAGGTTGGTGTGCCCGCTGTAGAACGACAGGTTGTTGTCGCTGGGCTGGTCGGTGAGGCGCTTCTGGTCCTCGGGCAGCACGTGGACGAAGGGGCGCTCGCGGCCGACCAGGAACTTCACCGTCTGGTTTGCCAGCGTCGCCAGCATGGCGCTCTCCAGGATGATGGTCGCGTCCTGCGCGAAGAACCGGTTCGGGCTGTCGGAGCCCCGCCCCACCGCGTACTGCAAACCCATGACACCGGCGGGCAGCACGCCGAAGCCGATGATGTTGCTCCAATGCGCCGCGCGGTGCCGCGACGCCTCCGTCCTTCCCGCGAGCCCCCGGCCCCAGCGGTCCACGCCGTTGAGCCGGTCCGTCCCGTCCGGAGCCCGGTCACACCAGCGGCACGTCGCGGGCGCCAGGTCGCTCTTGAAGAGCGCCTCGCTCGAAATCCAGAGCACGGCGGCCGAGCCGGTGATGACGCCGTCGCGAGCCCAGTCGAACTTCAGCTCGTGCAGACGGGGAGCGTCGCCGGCGGGCTGGGCCAGGGCCGGAGTCAGCGGAAGAAGCGCGAGGATCGCAGTGAGTGCGAGAATGGGAAAGGACGGGCGCACGGCGCGCAGCATAGGGCGACGCTGGCGCGGCGCGAAGGGTTTGACTACAAGCGTCCGACTCCCATTCGCATCCGAGGCTTCATCGTGAGTACGCACCCCGTCGACCTGACGGCCGAGACCTTCGAACAGATGACTGGCAAGCCAGGGCTGGTCCTGGTGGACTTCTGGGCGGAGTGGTGTGGCCCCTGCCGCAACTTCGCGCCGACCTATGCCGCCACCGCGGAGAAGCACCCGGACGTCGTGTTCGGCAAGGTGGACACCGAGGCGCAGCAGGAGCTGTCGGGCCGGTTCCAGATTCAGTCCATCCCCACGCTGATGGCGTTCAAGGATGGCACCGTCGTCCACCGCTCCAGCGGCGCCATGTCGCCGGGCCGGCTGGACGCGCTGGTCAAGTCGCTCAAGACGCTGGACGTCGCCTACGCGAAGCAGGCCGAGGAGAACAAGAAGCTGACCGAGCAGGGCATCGTCCCGCCCGGCGTGCACCCCGAGGCGACGTGGGACGAGGGTGACAGCGAATGGGTGTATGGCGCCACGGACCCCAAGGGTCGCAAGCAGGGGCCCTACAAGTACTGGCGCGCGGACGGCACGCTCTGCAACGAGTGCAGCTTCGAGAACGACAAGCCCCACGGCCCCTTCAAGCGCTTCCACGAGAGCGGTGAGGTCTCCCAGGACGGCGACTTCGTGAAGGGGGAGCTGCACGGGCCGCGCACCTGGTACGCGTCCGAGAAGTTCACCACGGAGCGCATGCACGAGAACGGGGTCTCCACGCTCGTTCGCAAGACGGTGATGGTGTACGAGCACGGCCGCGTCACCGGCGTGACGCACTATGACGGCCAGGACCGCCGCGTGGTGCCGTCCACCGGCGAGCCGTACCCCGACCGTCCCGAGGGAATCCCGCTGGAGGCGGAGCTTCGCGAGGACCTGAACCAGTGGTCCCACGTCGAGCTGAACACCGACGGCGAGCGCCACGGGCTCGCGCGCTTCTGGCTCCAGGACGGCCAGCTGTTGTGGGAGGGCGAGTTCGTCGAGGGGCAGCGCCACGGCACCTATCGCTCGCTGGCGAAGGACGAGTACCTGGACCCGCGCGTCAAGTTCGACGAGGGTCGGTACGAGCAGGACGTGGCCTGTGGGAAGTGGACGCTGCTGGACGCGGACCGGCAGGTGGTGTTGACGCGGGACCTGGGCGTCGCGCAGGCGGAGGCGGAGCTGTCGGCGTCGCCGGTCTTCTCCAACGTGCCCCGGAGCGCGGAGGCCTGGCGTGAGTACGCGGCCACGTGCGTGGCGGCGCGCAAGCACCGCGAGGCGCTCCTGGCGCTGGCGCGCTCGGTGGCGATGGACCAGCAGGTGGCGCCGTTCCTCGAGCTGATGGAGCGCGTGGCGCTGCCGAGGACGCCGGACAACGCGAAGGCCACGGCGGGCGAGGCGCTGCAGAACGCGGCGGACTCCAGCTCGGCGCTGGCGGAGACGCTGGTGCGCGGTGGGGACGCGGGCATGTTGCTGCGGGCCCACGCGGTGCGCCTGGACCAGCTGGACCGGCCGAGGGCGGCGCTGGACTTCGTGAACGCGGCGCTGCTGGTCGCTCCGGAGCGCACGGCGTTCCTCTTCACCCGAGGCCTGGTCCTGTTGAACATGGGCATGGACTCGCACGCGTTGAAGGACGCGGAGGCGCTGGCGAAGGCGGAGCCGGGGACGGCCACGTTCCTGGGGACGTACGCGCGAGCGCTGTTCCCGGTGTTCGACTTCTGGCCGGCGAAGGAGAAGCCGGTGTCGACCTACGAGGACCTGCCGGAGAAGCCCGCGCAGACGCTCGACGCCATCGTGCGCATCGTCCAGAAGTACGCCACGCGGCTGCAGCTCGTCCGCGCCGCGCTGCTGGGGCGCTTCAAGCCTGGCGCCGTGCTGCCGTGGATGCCGCCGGACGTGTCCGCCCTGTTGCCGGCGGGGCCGGTGGAGCTGGCCGAGGAGGAGGTGGAGATTGGGGAGGACTCGGTCTCCGTCGACGAGACGCTGAGCGTGGCGGGCATGGGCCTGCCGGACCTCATCCGGCTGGCGCGTGGAGACTGGAACGCGCTCACGTGGCTGTTGTGGGCCTGTGGGGAGTCGAAGGTGGTGCTGCCGAAGAAGGTGGCGCCTCCGGCGGACTTCGGACAGGCGGCGGGCATGTCGAGCCAGCGTCACTGGCGGGTGCGGGACCGCAAGGTGACGGGCGGCCGTGGCGCGCAGGCGTCGGGCGCGGCGGGCTTCGAGTTCGCGGGCGTGGAGATCGACGCCCTGCACCCGAACCTCCTGGGCATCGCGGAGCAGCACTACGCGGAGATGCAGGCGATGTTCTATTGGCTGACGGACAGCCACAACGTTTCGCCCTGGCAGGACAACCTGAGGGGGAGCTGAGTCATGAACCGCACGCCTCGACAGGTCGAGATCGCCGACCCGCTGTGGAAGGCGCTGGAGACGATGAGCCGCGAGATGGGCGTGGACCGCGATGTCCTCGTCAATCAGGCACTCTTCTCGCTCGCACGGCAGTTCGGGTTCATCCAGCCCACGCAGGTGAGCCTCACCGAGACGGGCAGCGCGCCGGCCGTGGTGGCCGCGCCTGTGCCCGCGGTGGTTGCGCAGACGCCCGTGGCGACGCCAGTGGTCAGCGCCCCCGTCTCAGTGCCCGCGCCCGCCGCGGCGCCCGCGGTGACTGCTGCTCCGGCGGCAGCGGAGCCGGTGGCCACACCTCCCACGACGGTGCCTCCGATGAAGGCACCGGCCTCCGCGAAGGTCGCGGACGTGGCCAATGAGCCCGCTGAGGTAGAGGCTCCGAAGGGCGCCGAGTCCGAAGCGGTCGCCGAGCGTGTTCGCGAAGTGGTGCGCGCCGTGGACCAGTCGGTGGAGGTGCAGCCGCCTCCGGCCGTCGCGCTCGCGGACACCGACGAAGAAGAGTCCAAGACCGGGGAGCACGAAGGAACTCCCGGGGCCGACGACGCGGAGGGTGCCGAGGCGAAGGCCGCCGAGAGCGCCAAGGACTCCGACGATGAGGACGCGGAGGGTTCCGAGGACTCCGAGGACGAGCCCGCCACGGAGAAGGAGCCCACGGTCGACGAGGCCGAGCTGCGCGAAGCTGTCGCCGCGCGCGTCCGTGACATCGTGGGGGACGTCGACCGCCTGGTCGAGCCCGTCGACGCGAAGCCCGATGAGGACTCGGACGATGACGAGGACTCGGACGATGATTCCGATGAGGACTCGGACGACGATGAGGACTCGGACGATGATTCCGATGAGGACTCGGACGACGACGAGGATTCGGACGACGAGGACGCGGACGAGAAGGACTCGGACGACGATTCCGATGAGGACTCGGACGATGACGAGGACGCGGATGGCGACGCGGATGAGAAGGACTCCGGCGACGACGATTCCGACGAGGACTCGGACGACGATTCCGATGCAGACGAGGATGCGAAGCCAGCCTCAGGCAAGGCCGCGGTCGGCAAGGCGGCAGCGGCTTCCTCCGAGCCAGCGTTCGTGGACGAAGACTCCTCCGACCTGGTGACGGAGGCGAAGCCCGAGCCGAAGGCGCCGGCGGGCAAGCCGGACAAGACCATCATCGTGCAGGCTCCGCCGGAGCTGAAGGTGCACGTGAAGCTCGACGATGGCGAGCCGGTGCTGGTCGCTCGCGAGCGGTTCATCATCGGCCGGGGTCCCAGCGCGGACCTGATGGTGAAGTCCGCCAGGGTCTCGCGTGAGCACGCGGTGATTCTGCGCGACGGCGATGAGGTCTTCATCGAGGACCTCAAGTCCTCGAACGGCACCTGGTTCGACAACACGCGCATCGCGCGCCGTCAGGTCTCCGATGGCGAGGAGTACCTGCTGGGCGGCATCCGCATCACCTTCTCGCTGACGACCGAGTCGTAACGCGGACCCTCTCCGCCTCCACGGACGTCACGTTCGTGGAGGCGTCAGCGGGGAAGGGGCAGCGAGGCGACCCAGAAGACCTGGGGCAATGCGGCCTCCGGACCGCGAAGGATGCGGTCGCGGAGTCTCGCTTCGGTGACCCAGACCCTCCCCTCGTCGGACACGGTGAGATTCACCGGGGACTCCATCCCCGATGCGAGCACCTCCAGGACCTTCGCGCCCCGGGACTTGCCCAGGACGTCGATACGGACGAGCCGCCCATCGCCGCTCTGTATCGCGCCCTCGACGAGCAGCAGGCGTCCGTCTGGCGCGAAGCGCATTCCATCCGGATTCTCCAGGCGGCGCGGCAGTGGGACTTCACGGACGCTCGGACCCTGTCCCCTGGCTCCAGGACGAATCACGAAGAGACGACCTGGCCCGAAGGTGTTGATGGCGAGCGTGCTTCCATCGGGCGCGAGCGCGATTCCCGCTGGCCCCACCGCGCTCATCCCGGGGCCGCGAGCGCTGAAGCGTGGATCCATCACCCACGTCTCCCACGCCTCGCGGCCGGGCCGGAGGTACAGCACGGCGGCGCGGTTGCTATCCGTGACATACAGGCCGCCGTCCGGAGCCACTGCGAGGTCATTGCCGAGCGCGCCCGCCGGAAGCGGGATGACCTTGAGCAGCGCGCCAGAGCGGACGTCGAGCGCGAAGACGCGAGCCCCCCGTCCACCCGCGACGCCTTGGGGTCTCAGCAGTCCCATGGCGTCGGGAGACGTCCCCCACAGCAGGTTTCGAGGCGCGTCCAGACGGAGGCTCGTCACGGAGAACACCTGCTCGGAGCCCGGAAAGAACTCCGTCCAGTCACCGCCAGCGACACGCCGGAGCACCCGGCCATCCGCCACTGAGCCGACATAGAGCGTTCCCTGGTCATCCACGGCGATGCCGTTGGGCACCGTGAAGCCCGAGGGGAGCGACATGCGCTCGAAGCCCCGCGGGCCGGGCGTGGTGCTCGCGGAGGCGGGTGTCACGGCCCCCGAAGCGGGGGCCTTCGGGTGCGGCGGAGTCGCGGGGGAGGTGGTGAGAAGCAACGTCGACAAGACACTCGCGAGCGGCAGTGGGCACATGAGATGGACTCCCAAGGGGACGCGCGGTGCATAACCCGCGAGCGACCCGGCATCATCGGGGCGCCGGGCACGACACTCGTGCGCGAGACGCAAGAATCGGAGGGAGGCATGGGCGTTGAGCGCTTGGAGCTGAGAGATCGGCTGGAGGACATGCTGGCCTTTTCGGCCGTGGCGCGCGCGCTGAGCTTCGCGGACGCGGCGCGGGAGCTGCGGGTGAGCGCGTCCACGCTGAGTCGACGGGTCGCTCGGTTGGAGGCCGCGCTCGGCGCCGCGTTGTTGAGACGCACGACGCGCCGGGTCTCCCTCACGGAGGCGGGCACCCTGTACCTGGAGCGATGTACGGATGTCCTCCAGCGCCTCGAAGAGGCGGACGCCCTGGTGTCCGGCTTCGGAGGAGCGCCGAGAGGGCGTCTGCGCGTGGCCGTGCCCAATCTCTTCGGGCAGCGTCACATCGCGCCGCTCGTTCCGGACTTCATGCGCCGCTATCCGCGCATCACGTTGGAGCTCTCCTTCCAGGACCGCTACGTCAACCTCGTCGAGGAGAAGTTCGATGTGGCCATTCGGATTGGCGCGCTGCCGGACTCGAGCCTCGTGGCTCGACGATTGGCGACGATTCGTCGATTCCTGGTGGCGGCTCCGCGCTATCCCAGGGGCCGCGAGGCGCTGGCCCAGCCCGGTGACCTCGCGGCCCACCCGTGTCTCCAGTTCTCCCATTTCCAGGACGGAGAGACGTGGACCCTGGTGCGCGGCGTGGAGCGGACCACCGTGCGCATCCATCCCGTCTTGCGCACGGACAACGCGGAGGCGCTGCGGCTGGCCGCGCTCGGCGGTTGTGGTGTCTCGGCGCTCGCCACGTTCCTGGTGGATGACGACCTGAGGACGGGCCGGCTCATCCGGATCCTGGAGGACTGGGCCCTGCCGGAGGTGGGCCTGTTCGCCGTGCACCCTCCCAGCAGACTGGTGTCGCCCAAGGCGCGTGTGTTCGTCGACTTCCTCGCGGAGCGACTGGCGGGTGAACCCTGGGAGCGCTCGGGAGCGGTGAGGCCCCGTCGGGCGCGGAAGCAAGGGGTTGCCGGCGGGGTGTCGCTGCGGCAGCGTGGCGCACAATGAACCGCGAGCCCATGGACCTCGTTCCCGCATCCGAGTGGTCCTTCCTGTCGCTGTCCACGCTGTTCGCGCGCGCCTTTGAGGGCTACTTCGTCCCCGTGCCGGATGCCCCCCAGGCGTTCGATGCGCGCGTGCGAAGCGAGCACATCTCGTTGACGGAGAGTCGGGTCGCTCGCGTGGGTGGTGAGGCGGTGGGGCTCGTGCTGATGGCGCGACGGGGCAACGTCAGCCGGGTCGCGGGCATGGGCATCGTTCCCAGCCGAAGAGGGCAGGGCCTGGGCGGCGAGATGCTGCGTCCCTTGCTGGAATCCGCACGCGCGCGCGGAGATGCGCGGATGGTGCTCGAGGTCATCGAGCAGAACGCGCCCGCGGTGAAGCTCTACGAGCGACTGGGCTTCCGACGCATGCGGCGACTGGTGGGCTTCACGGGGACGCCGACGCCAGAGCCTGGAGCGCTGGAGGAAGTGGACCCGCGCGAGTGTGCGAAGCTCCTGCCCGCGGGCCTGCCATGGCAGCTCGACGCGGCGACGGTGATGGGCTTGTCCTCCCCAGCGGAGGCCTTCCGACTCGGTCCCGCCTTCGTGGTGGTGGCGGATGTCGCCGCGCCCACGCTCGGTCTGCGCTCGCTGGTGGTGGAGCCCTCGGCCCGAGGAAAGGGCGCGGGTCGGAGGCTGCTGCGGGCCCTGGCCGCCGCGCATCCCGGAAAGCCCCTGGCGGTGAGCGCCATCGTCCCCGAGGGCCTGTGTGACCGCTTCTTCCTGGGCCAGGGCTTCACCTACCCGGCGCTCTCGCAGCTCGAACTGGCGCACACCTTCTGACGCGCACCCGCTCCAGGGCTGAATTGCCACCCGGAAGCTCCAGGGCTTCTGGGTAAGCCGGTCATGGAGGTCCGGTTCGCGGGCCAACCATGGGAAACAGGTGGGCAGGCAGGCGGGCTCACGAACACACTGGGCGCGGAGTGAGGAATGGAGCATGAAAGCGACCCGTCCGGTCGTTCTAGACTCCACGCATCCATGGCCCGTCCCGTCCGTACCCTCCATGTGTTCCCCGACGCCAGCCGGCGTCAGGCCGCGTTGCGCGCGGAAGGGAACGCTCGGGGGCTGGCGGTGGGGCGGGATTTGCTCACCTGGGAGGAGCTGCTCGTCGCGCTGGGCGGGGCTCGCGAGCTGAACCGGCGCCCCTGTCCCGCGGTGCTGGCGCGCGCGGTGATGTCCTCGCTGGGGCCGCAGTTGGGCAACACGCACTTCGGCGAGTACGTCCGGGAGCCGGCCTTCGCGCGCGCGGGGCTGGAGGTGGTGCTGGACCTGAAGGCCGGGCGCCTGTCGCCCCGGGAGCTCCAGGACGCGGTGGAGGTCCTCCCGCCCGAGCGGCAGAAGCACGTGCGGGTGCTCGCCCGGCTGTATCACCTGTACGAGCAGAAGCTGGCGGAGCTGGGGCTCGCGGACCGCGAGGACGTGCTGCGCGGGGCTCGTGAGGCGCTGGGCCAGGGCGTGTGGCCGGTGAGCTGGGATGGCGTGGGGACGCTCGTGCTGCACGGGGTCTACGACGTGCGCCCGTCCGGCCTGGAGCTGCTGCTGGCGTTGGCGGCGGCGTGTGAGTCGCGACGCGTGACGCTCCGGGTGGAGACGCCCGTGGGCGGCTCGCCGGTGGCGGACGCGGCGCTGGCCTCGCTGTTCCGGGCCTTCGAGAACCGCGGCGAGTCCATGCCGCACGTGGACCTCTTCAAGGCGGACGTCACCTTCGAGTCCCGGCCGTTCATCGACCTGGGTCGCTTCGCCTTCTCGCCCCGGGCGCCGCGCAATGCGCTCGAGGACGCGAAGACCCAGCCTCGCGTGTGGAGCGCGGCCACGGCGCGCGAGGAGGCGCGACTGGTGGCCAGGGACGTGCGCCGGCTCATCGCGGAAGGGGCCGCGCCGTCGGACATCGCGATTGCATACCGTGAGCTGGGCGCGGAGGCGGGGTGGCTCGCCGAGTCGCTCGGTGAGCTGGGCGTGCCGGTGCGGTTGCCCTGGGGCGAGCCACTCTCGCTGGCCGGGCCGGTGCGTCTGGCATTGGACCTGCCGCTGCTGGTGGAGGACGGCTTCCCCGCCGAGCGCGTGGCGGAGCTGGTGGGCAGTCGCTACGCGCACATCCTGTCGCGCGGAGGTCCGGAGTCGCCCGCGAGCCTCTTCGCGCTGGCCGCCGTGCGGGACGACCGACTGGGCGCGCTGCGAGGCCGTGGTGCGTACGACGTGCGCCTCGAGGGCCTCGCGCGTCGGCTCCAGGCGCTCCAGGGTGCACAGAAGAAGGACGGCAGCGCGCGCATCCAGTCGGTGCGGGTGCTGCGTGAGCGCTGCGGTCTGTTGCTGGATTACTGCCGACGCATCCCCGAGAAGGCACCCGTCGCCGAGCAGCTGGCCGCGTGGTGGCACGTGGTGGAGCGGCTGGGACTGATGGACTCCGAGGGGCCGCTGGAGTCGCGCGCGGAAGGTGGACTGGCGGAGCGGGCGCTGGACGCGCGGTCGCGTGACGAGGCCGCGCGTGAGGCGCTGCGGCAGCGCGTCCAGGGACTGCTGCGGACGATGAAGGCGGTGGGCGGAGGCCCGGTGCTGCGCCGGCGCACGTTCGGTCGATGGCTGCGCGACGCGATGTCGGAGGCGTACCTGCCCGCGCGAGGCCCCCGGGGCGCGGCGGTGGAGGTGCTGGAGGCGGCGGAGGTGCCCGGACGCTCCTTCCGTCACCTCTTCATCGCGGGGCTCACCGAGGGACGCTTCCCGGGACGGGATGTGCCCTCGCCACTGCTCGCGGACGCGGAGCGCTCGGCGCTCAATCAGCACCTGGGCCGTGATGTGTTCCGGCTGACGGGCGGTGAGTTCGAGGACCGCGCGGCGTGGCGGCTCACCGAGGACCGCCTGCTGTTCGCCAGCGCGCTCGCCGCGGCGGAGGAGACGCTGAGCCTGTCCTTCGCGGTGGAGGGGGCGGGCGGACAGGAGCAGGTGCCGTCCTCGTTCCTGGAGGAGGTGCGTCGGCTCACCGCGCTGAAGTGGACGCCGCGCTCGTTGCCGCCCATCCCTCCGTTGGACGAGGTGCTCACCGAGTCGGAGCTGCGGCGCTGCGTGGCGCTCGAGGTCCTCTCGTATCCGAAGCTGCGCGTCACCGAGCCGGACGCCGCGGCGCCGCTGCTCAAGCGCCACTTCGACCGCGAGGCCTGGTACTCGGGCGCGCGCGAGCTGTCCTTGGTCGAGGTGGAGCGGCTGTACTTCTTCGGCGACCCGAAGATGAAGCCCGGGAAGTACACGGGCTCGGTGGATGCCAACACGATGCGCGCGTCGCTGCGCGAGGCCTTCCGCTTCGACCTCACGCGACCGTTGTCCGCGTCCGCGCTCGCGCGCTTCGGCAACTGCGGCTTCCAGGGCTTCCTCACGTACGGCCTGAAGGTGACGGAGCCGGACCGTCCGGGCGAGGAGTTCGACGCGCGCGGGCGCGGCACCTTCTGGCACCGTGTCGTGGAGGAGGTCTTCCAGTCGCTCAAGCAGCACCAGTTGCTGGGCAAGGCGCCGGAGGAGATTCCCGAGGAGGTGCTGGACTCCGCGCTCCAGTCCGCGGTGGCGCACTTCGAGAAGTTCCACCACGTGGGGCATCCCGCGCTGTGGAAGCTGGCGCACGAGCGCGCTCGGGCGATGGCGCGTCGCATCCTGGTGGACGAGCGGCGCGGGCTGCCCTTCGAGCGGATGGTGCCGGAGGGCTTCGAGCTCCAGTTCGGCCCCGCCGCCGAGGACGACCGGTGGCGCCACGTCATGTTGCCCATCGACGGGGACGCCATCGTCTTCGAGGGGAAGATCGACCGGCTCGACGTGTCCGGCTCGGAGGTGGGCGTCATCGACTACAAGTCCGGGCGCCTGGACAAGAACGAGCTGAAGAAGCGGCTGCTCACGTCCGACTTCCAACTGCCGCTGTACCTCTTCGCCGCGCGGGAGAGTGGCCACCAGAACGCGAGCCAGGCCGCGTGGTTCTCGCTGCGCACGGGCAACACCATCCACCTGTCGGAGGTGGTCCCCGCGCAGGAGCTGGACGAGCTGTTGTCCACGGACCCCGAAGTGCGCGCGAAGGTGGCGGAGAAGGAAGGCGGGCGCAACCTGCCCAACGCCGTGGAGTCGCTGGTGCGCACGCTTCGCGAGGGCCAGTTCGCCGCGCGGCCCCAGGACTGTGGCTCCTGCGGGTTCCGCGCCGTGTGCCGCATCACCGAGCGACGGATGACGGAGGAGGGGAGTTGAGCACGGCCCCTTCCATCCTCGCGCTGGAGCGCAACCTGGCGCTCATGGCGGGCGCCGGCGCGGGCAAGACGTACAGCCTGGTGACGATGACGCTGCACCTGCTCGCGGGCGCGCGCGAGGCGGGTGGCCCCTTGCGTCCCGCGCGGCTGTGCATGCTGACCTTCACCGACAAGGCCGCGGCGGAGATGCGCGCGCGCCTGCGGATGCGCCTGGATGGGCTGGCACAGGGCGAGGCGAAGCTGGACCAGGAGGTGGAGCTGCGCGCCTCGCTCTCCCGGCTGGACCGCCCGTTCCCGTTGCCCGAGGCGTGGCGACAGCTGCGCGAGGAGATGGGCGCGGCCACGGTGGGCACGTTCCACTCGCTCTGCGGTCAGTTGCTGCGACGCGCGCCGCCGGCGGTGGGCATCGACCCGAGCTTCGAGGTGCTCGACGAGCTCGAGGCGTCCAGCCTGGTGCAGGACGTGTGCGAGCGCGTCGTGCTGGATGCGCTGGAGGCGGGTGACGCGCAGGTGCGTGAGCTGTGTCAGGAGCTGGGGTTCTCCGGCTCCGGGTTCTCCGATGGCCTGGTCGCCGCGCTGGTGTCGGTCTACGGCAAGCTGCGTGAGGAGGGGCTGCGCGCGGCCTCCGCGGCGGTGGCCGACGTGGCGCAGGCCCGCGAGGAGTTCGACGAAGCGCTGAAGGAGTGCCTGCGCCTGTGCATGGAGGTGCGGGCGCTGGACGCCAAGGGCGAGTGGAGCCAGTTGGTGGGCGCGCTGGAGAAGGCGCTCAACGGGATGACGGCGGAGAACTTCCAGAAGGGAGACCGCTACCCGTGGCTGCGCGCCTGCTTCGCGACGGACACGCGCAACATCGCGCGGCTCAGCAAGGGCGCCGCGGGCCCGGTGCGCGAGCTGTACTGGCGCATCTACAAGGGCAAGACGGACGGCTCGGTGCGCATGCTCGTCGACGCGTGGGCGGCGTGGCACACCGCGCCCTTCGAGGCGACCTTCCGCGAGCTGCTCGGCCGCGTGGAGACCCGGCACGACGCGGAGTTCTCGCGCCGCAACGTGTTCGACTTCAC encodes:
- a CDS encoding dienelactone hydrolase family protein → MLVAGCNSASRFAPSYLLVPPQPFVTPPPIWGPVEAGHWSVGLRVQAIPATPEDPLALQLTVWYPTRESDAATRLHYRDYVGLMGFESEPETPRDEARATQAVTLYEQQLVDLGVPEESTAAWLDAPMTATPHAPPAPGRFPLVLVAQGRHHSAHHQAVLAEYLASHGYVVATTPSPTRAEPPGPLVDVLATARRQARELERALHFLRADARIDTSRVAVVGHSLGARAAFLFALAHPEAGALVSLDGGIATRRGKEWLKGLPDFHPERVQVPLLHLFQEDDAVVVPDFEMLESLRGAHRWMIRIPGMRHVGFTSVGAAATLAPGVVSSETAQAVARGWATATDLTRRFLDANVRRRLVRPNAPPPSASALLAPGADVLLEHWEPGQP
- a CDS encoding phosphatase PAP2 family protein; the protein is MLRAVRPSFPILALTAILALLPLTPALAQPAGDAPRLHELKFDWARDGVITGSAAVLWISSEALFKSDLAPATCRWCDRAPDGTDRLNGVDRWGRGLAGRTEASRHRAAHWSNIIGFGVLPAGVMGLQYAVGRGSDSPNRFFAQDATIILESAMLATLANQTVKFLVGRERPFVHVLPEDQKRLTDQPSDNNLSFYSGHTNLAFSLVVSAGTVAALRGYENQAWIWAVGLPLATSVGLLRMGADKHYLTDVATGAVMGAAFGVAVPLLLHGRTGGVESSAARRSPTAARLMPVAGARMAGFSGVF
- the trxA gene encoding thioredoxin, which gives rise to MSTHPVDLTAETFEQMTGKPGLVLVDFWAEWCGPCRNFAPTYAATAEKHPDVVFGKVDTEAQQELSGRFQIQSIPTLMAFKDGTVVHRSSGAMSPGRLDALVKSLKTLDVAYAKQAEENKKLTEQGIVPPGVHPEATWDEGDSEWVYGATDPKGRKQGPYKYWRADGTLCNECSFENDKPHGPFKRFHESGEVSQDGDFVKGELHGPRTWYASEKFTTERMHENGVSTLVRKTVMVYEHGRVTGVTHYDGQDRRVVPSTGEPYPDRPEGIPLEAELREDLNQWSHVELNTDGERHGLARFWLQDGQLLWEGEFVEGQRHGTYRSLAKDEYLDPRVKFDEGRYEQDVACGKWTLLDADRQVVLTRDLGVAQAEAELSASPVFSNVPRSAEAWREYAATCVAARKHREALLALARSVAMDQQVAPFLELMERVALPRTPDNAKATAGEALQNAADSSSALAETLVRGGDAGMLLRAHAVRLDQLDRPRAALDFVNAALLVAPERTAFLFTRGLVLLNMGMDSHALKDAEALAKAEPGTATFLGTYARALFPVFDFWPAKEKPVSTYEDLPEKPAQTLDAIVRIVQKYATRLQLVRAALLGRFKPGAVLPWMPPDVSALLPAGPVELAEEEVEIGEDSVSVDETLSVAGMGLPDLIRLARGDWNALTWLLWACGESKVVLPKKVAPPADFGQAAGMSSQRHWRVRDRKVTGGRGAQASGAAGFEFAGVEIDALHPNLLGIAEQHYAEMQAMFYWLTDSHNVSPWQDNLRGS
- a CDS encoding FHA domain-containing protein, coding for MNRTPRQVEIADPLWKALETMSREMGVDRDVLVNQALFSLARQFGFIQPTQVSLTETGSAPAVVAAPVPAVVAQTPVATPVVSAPVSVPAPAAAPAVTAAPAAAEPVATPPTTVPPMKAPASAKVADVANEPAEVEAPKGAESEAVAERVREVVRAVDQSVEVQPPPAVALADTDEEESKTGEHEGTPGADDAEGAEAKAAESAKDSDDEDAEGSEDSEDEPATEKEPTVDEAELREAVAARVRDIVGDVDRLVEPVDAKPDEDSDDDEDSDDDSDEDSDDDEDSDDDSDEDSDDDEDSDDEDADEKDSDDDSDEDSDDDEDADGDADEKDSGDDDSDEDSDDDSDADEDAKPASGKAAVGKAAAASSEPAFVDEDSSDLVTEAKPEPKAPAGKPDKTIIVQAPPELKVHVKLDDGEPVLVARERFIIGRGPSADLMVKSARVSREHAVILRDGDEVFIEDLKSSNGTWFDNTRIARRQVSDGEEYLLGGIRITFSLTTES
- a CDS encoding gluconolaconase, with protein sequence MSTLLLTTSPATPPHPKAPASGAVTPASASTTPGPRGFERMSLPSGFTVPNGIAVDDQGTLYVGSVADGRVLRRVAGGDWTEFFPGSEQVFSVTSLRLDAPRNLLWGTSPDAMGLLRPQGVAGGRGARVFALDVRSGALLKVIPLPAGALGNDLAVAPDGGLYVTDSNRAAVLYLRPGREAWETWVMDPRFSARGPGMSAVGPAGIALAPDGSTLAINTFGPGRLFVIRPGARGQGPSVREVPLPRRLENPDGMRFAPDGRLLLVEGAIQSGDGRLVRIDVLGKSRGAKVLEVLASGMESPVNLTVSDEGRVWVTEARLRDRILRGPEAALPQVFWVASLPLPR